A single Oncorhynchus nerka isolate Pitt River linkage group LG10, Oner_Uvic_2.0, whole genome shotgun sequence DNA region contains:
- the alg13 gene encoding putative bifunctional UDP-N-acetylglucosamine transferase and deubiquitinase ALG13 isoform X3: MQKALKKYFVNMDEYLASIGLYRKMMARDASCLFRAVSEQLYYSQNFQQKIRKDCVTFMRANRCDFEPFVEGSFEKYLERLEDPTETAGQVEIKALSLLYRRCFLIYRYPGKPPTEITEKEYVEKILLCCSNNGHYDIVYPRNYPIDAALCQALLYELLYTQVLGVEEGELQGSLEGFRGGGRRYRNSLSVCSEDAGYDTPEDRGQAQRDDWELNGYNLTEDKARPGAEEAKTPDGPAKLSLPYKVLKALDSEMYRNVEFDVWHDSRKEMQKTDYMVFAGRQYFLGDKCQVRLDPKGKYYNAFIQEVGTHPSAVTVFIEELGEKHLVSLTNLKPVNPVPAWNITPSRKGPSYSRPEQYPGEMDSEVRGRRRFFKKPRGKEMLMVTYNRSQPPRFRPGPGGIPPGRAPGMYAPAPPPGTLPYEQYHPHPPPRPPRGYGPPRHHFIGPEAAYYPHPGKRCYQSFDNYSFRSRRQMHAVNKECQFSYVPEADEEAQDMEGTITFYEIEEGDETPFPPLPGQAVANPMVPAPPTYWMQRGLSPIPMSGKQAMNSSEEDADERSNGGDQGEYSEEYIYTAQDPGFQSPSMYAAAESTANLTIEEGGSRAGSPQEGVATYSYSQQVLDPSPSALQNCCHILAGEQVVVKSAVITSSQAVSTAPAAIFTTNSSSASSSQIPPAPMAPPSSHPEGAPMPPHTMGRPVLSMQFPPSSPWFVNDMGEAVSTSPPPPYSYDPNGNDLPRDCKVIQYYFNLGVQWYQQSYWQSVVQMQQVYQQPAASPPSDHTVSQSYPEPGRTGPDGQGDIPANGNPLVMDPPSTGAPGIVFYPLVQDQCSQPPLHTYEPYVPMLSATYHYLTPWNSGPAQPRVLASYCPSNHPVNYVTAPTHQGHFIPPSM; encoded by the exons ATGCAGAAAGCTCTGAAGAAGTATTTTGTCAACATGGACGAGTATCTAGCCAGCATCGGTCTCTACCGGAAAATGATGGCAAGAGACGCGTCCTGTCTATTTCGAGCCGTCTCTGAGCAG CTTTATTACTCACAGAATTTTCAACAAAAGATAAGGAAAGATTGTGTCACCTTCATGAGGGCAAACCGATGCGATTTTGAACCT TTTGTTGAAGGGTCATTCGAGAAGTATCTGGAACGTCTGGAGGACCCCACG GAAACTGCTGGACAAGTTGAGATAAAGGCATTGTCGTTGTTGTACAG GCGGTGCTTCCTCATATACAGGTACCCTGGAAAGCCACCAACTGAGATAACTGAGAAAGAGTACGTGGAGAAG ATTTTGCTGTGTTGCTCCAACAATGGCCACTACGACATTGTGTATCCCAGGAACTACCCAATCGATGCAGCGCTGTGTCAGG CTCTGTTGTATGAACTGCTGTACACGCAAGTCCTTGGTGTTGAGGAGGGGGAGTTGCAGGGATCTTTGGAGGGGTTCCGTGGAGGAGGTCGTCGCTATAGGAACAGCCTATCAGTGTGCAGTGAGGACGCAGGCTATGACACCCCTGAGGACAGGGGTCAGGCTCAGAG GGACGATTGGGAGCTCAATGGGTACAATCTCACAGAGGACAAAGCCAGGCCTGGAGCAGAGGAAGCAAAG ACTCCAGATGGACCAGCAAAACTTTCTCTCCCGTATAAGGTGCTCAAAGCACTGGATTCTGAGATGTACCGAAATGTAGAGTTCGATGTATGGCATGACAGTCGCAAAG AAATGCAGAAGACTGATTACATGGTGTTTGCTGGAAGACAGTACTTCTTGGGAGATAAGTGTCAG GTTCGTCTCGACCCCAAAGGGAAGTATTACAATGCCTTCATTCAGGAGGTGGGCACTCACCCCAGTGCTGTGACAGTGTTCATCGAAGAGCTTGGAGAAAA ACATCTTGTGTCTCTGACTAACTTGAAGCCTGTGAACCCTGTCCCTGCCTGGAACATCACCCCAAGCCGCAAGGGACCATCATACAGCAGGCCTGAGCAGTATCCTGGAGAGATGG aCTCCGAGGTGAGAGGCCGGCGGCGCTTCTTTAAGAAGCCCAGAGGGAAGGAGATGCTGATGGTGACTTACAATCGATCCCAGCCTCCCCGCTTTCGGCCAGGCCCTGGCGGCATACCCCCTGGGCGTGCCCCTGGCATGTATGCCCCCGCACCACCACCAGGGACACTGCCCTATGAACAGTATCACCCACATCCTCCACCTAGGCCCCCGCGAGGATATGGCCCACCCAG GCATCACTTTATTGGGCCAGAGGCAGCATACTACCCTCACCCAGGAAAACGCTGCTACCAGAGCTTCGACAACTACTCATTCAGGTCACG GCGCCAGATGCATGCTGTCAACAAAGAGTGCCAGTTCAGCTATGTCCCCGAGGCTGACGAGGAGGCACAGGACATGGAAGGAACAATCACCTTCTACGAGattgaggagggagatgagaccCCTTTCCCTCCCTTGCCG GGACAGGCTGTAGCAAACCCCATGGTTCCAGCACCCCCTACCTACTGGATGCAGCGGGGGCTGAGCCCCATTCCCATGTCTGGCAAACAGGCCATGAACTCATCAGAGGAGGACGCTGATGAGAGGAGCAATGGTGGCGACCAGG GTGAATATTCGGAGGAGTACATCTATACTGCTCAAG ACCCAGGGTTCCAGAGCCCGTCTATGTATGCTGCGGCAGAGTCCACTGCCAACCTG ACCATTGAAGAGGGAGGATCTCGTGCCGGCTCGCCACAAGAGGGCGTAGCTACCTACAGCTACTCACAGCAGGTACTGGATCCCTCACCATCCGCTTTACAGAACTGTTGTCACATTTTGGCGGGAGAACAG GTGGTGGTGAAGTCCGCAGTTATCACCTCTTCACAGGCTGTAAGCACAGCTCCAGCAGCTATCTTCACCACCAACTCCTCTTCCGCTAGCAGCTCTCAGATCCCCCCAGCACCAATGGCTCCACCCTCAAGCCATCCAGAGGGGGCTCCCATGCCCCCACACACTATGGGCAGACCAG TTTTATCCATGCAgtttcctccttcctctccctggtTTGTGAATGACATGGGGGAAGCAGTCAGCACCTCACCCCCTCCACCATACTCCTATGACCCCAACGGCAATGACCTTCCACGAG ATTGCAAGGTCATCCAATATTACTTTAATTTAGGAGTCCAA TGGTACCAGCAGAGCTACTGGCAATCCGTGGTGCAGATGCAGCAGGTGTATCAGCAGCCCgctgcctcccctccctctgaTCACACAGTCTCCCAGTCCTACCCAGAGCCTGGGAGAACTGGGCCTGATGGCCAGGGAGACATTCCTGCCAACG GCAACCCCCTGGTCATGGACCCTCCCTCAACAGGAGCCCCAGGCATAGTGTTCTACCCCTTGGTTCAGGACCAGTGCAGCCAACCCCCCCTCCACACCTACGAGCCTTATGTTCCGATGCTTTCTGCCACCTACCACTACCTCACACCCTGGAACTCAGGCCCTGCCCAACCCCGTGTGCTTGCATCCTACTGCCCCTCCAATCACCCAGTCAACTATGTCACTGCACCCACACACCAAGGGCACTTTATCCCTCCCAGCATGTAA
- the alg13 gene encoding putative bifunctional UDP-N-acetylglucosamine transferase and deubiquitinase ALG13 isoform X5, with protein MQKALKKYFVNMDEYLASIGLYRKMMARDASCLFRAVSEQLYYSQNFQQKIRKDCVTFMRANRCDFEPFVEGSFEKYLERLEDPTETAGQVEIKALSLLYRRCFLIYRYPGKPPTEITEKEYVEKILLCCSNNGHYDIVYPRNYPIDAALCQALLYELLYTQVLGVEEGELQGSLEGFRGGGRRYRNSLSVCSEDAGYDTPEDRGQAQRDDWELNGYNLTEDKARPGAEEAKTPDGPAKLSLPYKVLKALDSEMYRNVEFDVWHDSRKEMQKTDYMVFAGRQYFLGDKCQVRLDPKGKYYNAFIQEVGTHPSAVTVFIEELGEKHLVSLTNLKPVNPVPAWNITPSRKGPSYSRPEQYPGEMDSEVRGRRRFFKKPRGKEMLMVTYNRSQPPRFRPGPGGIPPGRAPGMYAPAPPPGTLPYEQYHPHPPPRPPRGYGPPRHHFIGPEAAYYPHPGKRCYQSFDNYSFRSRSCSRSRRQMHAVNKECQFSYVPEADEEAQDMEGTITFYEIEEGDETPFPPLPGQAVANPMVPAPPTYWMQRGLSPIPMSGKQAMNSSEEDADERSNGGDQGEYSEEYIYTAQDPGFQSPSMYAAAESTANLTIEEGGSRAGSPQEGVATYSYSQQVVVKSAVITSSQAVSTAPAAIFTTNSSSASSSQIPPAPMAPPSSHPEGAPMPPHTMGRPVLSMQFPPSSPWFVNDMGEAVSTSPPPPYSYDPNGNDLPRDCKVIQYYFNLGVQWYQQSYWQSVVQMQQVYQQPAASPPSDHTVSQSYPEPGRTGPDGQGDIPANGNPLVMDPPSTGAPGIVFYPLVQDQCSQPPLHTYEPYVPMLSATYHYLTPWNSGPAQPRVLASYCPSNHPVNYVTAPTHQGHFIPPSM; from the exons ATGCAGAAAGCTCTGAAGAAGTATTTTGTCAACATGGACGAGTATCTAGCCAGCATCGGTCTCTACCGGAAAATGATGGCAAGAGACGCGTCCTGTCTATTTCGAGCCGTCTCTGAGCAG CTTTATTACTCACAGAATTTTCAACAAAAGATAAGGAAAGATTGTGTCACCTTCATGAGGGCAAACCGATGCGATTTTGAACCT TTTGTTGAAGGGTCATTCGAGAAGTATCTGGAACGTCTGGAGGACCCCACG GAAACTGCTGGACAAGTTGAGATAAAGGCATTGTCGTTGTTGTACAG GCGGTGCTTCCTCATATACAGGTACCCTGGAAAGCCACCAACTGAGATAACTGAGAAAGAGTACGTGGAGAAG ATTTTGCTGTGTTGCTCCAACAATGGCCACTACGACATTGTGTATCCCAGGAACTACCCAATCGATGCAGCGCTGTGTCAGG CTCTGTTGTATGAACTGCTGTACACGCAAGTCCTTGGTGTTGAGGAGGGGGAGTTGCAGGGATCTTTGGAGGGGTTCCGTGGAGGAGGTCGTCGCTATAGGAACAGCCTATCAGTGTGCAGTGAGGACGCAGGCTATGACACCCCTGAGGACAGGGGTCAGGCTCAGAG GGACGATTGGGAGCTCAATGGGTACAATCTCACAGAGGACAAAGCCAGGCCTGGAGCAGAGGAAGCAAAG ACTCCAGATGGACCAGCAAAACTTTCTCTCCCGTATAAGGTGCTCAAAGCACTGGATTCTGAGATGTACCGAAATGTAGAGTTCGATGTATGGCATGACAGTCGCAAAG AAATGCAGAAGACTGATTACATGGTGTTTGCTGGAAGACAGTACTTCTTGGGAGATAAGTGTCAG GTTCGTCTCGACCCCAAAGGGAAGTATTACAATGCCTTCATTCAGGAGGTGGGCACTCACCCCAGTGCTGTGACAGTGTTCATCGAAGAGCTTGGAGAAAA ACATCTTGTGTCTCTGACTAACTTGAAGCCTGTGAACCCTGTCCCTGCCTGGAACATCACCCCAAGCCGCAAGGGACCATCATACAGCAGGCCTGAGCAGTATCCTGGAGAGATGG aCTCCGAGGTGAGAGGCCGGCGGCGCTTCTTTAAGAAGCCCAGAGGGAAGGAGATGCTGATGGTGACTTACAATCGATCCCAGCCTCCCCGCTTTCGGCCAGGCCCTGGCGGCATACCCCCTGGGCGTGCCCCTGGCATGTATGCCCCCGCACCACCACCAGGGACACTGCCCTATGAACAGTATCACCCACATCCTCCACCTAGGCCCCCGCGAGGATATGGCCCACCCAG GCATCACTTTATTGGGCCAGAGGCAGCATACTACCCTCACCCAGGAAAACGCTGCTACCAGAGCTTCGACAACTACTCATTCAGGTCACG CTCTTGCAGCCGAAGCAGGCGCCAGATGCATGCTGTCAACAAAGAGTGCCAGTTCAGCTATGTCCCCGAGGCTGACGAGGAGGCACAGGACATGGAAGGAACAATCACCTTCTACGAGattgaggagggagatgagaccCCTTTCCCTCCCTTGCCG GGACAGGCTGTAGCAAACCCCATGGTTCCAGCACCCCCTACCTACTGGATGCAGCGGGGGCTGAGCCCCATTCCCATGTCTGGCAAACAGGCCATGAACTCATCAGAGGAGGACGCTGATGAGAGGAGCAATGGTGGCGACCAGG GTGAATATTCGGAGGAGTACATCTATACTGCTCAAG ACCCAGGGTTCCAGAGCCCGTCTATGTATGCTGCGGCAGAGTCCACTGCCAACCTG ACCATTGAAGAGGGAGGATCTCGTGCCGGCTCGCCACAAGAGGGCGTAGCTACCTACAGCTACTCACAGCAG GTGGTGGTGAAGTCCGCAGTTATCACCTCTTCACAGGCTGTAAGCACAGCTCCAGCAGCTATCTTCACCACCAACTCCTCTTCCGCTAGCAGCTCTCAGATCCCCCCAGCACCAATGGCTCCACCCTCAAGCCATCCAGAGGGGGCTCCCATGCCCCCACACACTATGGGCAGACCAG TTTTATCCATGCAgtttcctccttcctctccctggtTTGTGAATGACATGGGGGAAGCAGTCAGCACCTCACCCCCTCCACCATACTCCTATGACCCCAACGGCAATGACCTTCCACGAG ATTGCAAGGTCATCCAATATTACTTTAATTTAGGAGTCCAA TGGTACCAGCAGAGCTACTGGCAATCCGTGGTGCAGATGCAGCAGGTGTATCAGCAGCCCgctgcctcccctccctctgaTCACACAGTCTCCCAGTCCTACCCAGAGCCTGGGAGAACTGGGCCTGATGGCCAGGGAGACATTCCTGCCAACG GCAACCCCCTGGTCATGGACCCTCCCTCAACAGGAGCCCCAGGCATAGTGTTCTACCCCTTGGTTCAGGACCAGTGCAGCCAACCCCCCCTCCACACCTACGAGCCTTATGTTCCGATGCTTTCTGCCACCTACCACTACCTCACACCCTGGAACTCAGGCCCTGCCCAACCCCGTGTGCTTGCATCCTACTGCCCCTCCAATCACCCAGTCAACTATGTCACTGCACCCACACACCAAGGGCACTTTATCCCTCCCAGCATGTAA
- the alg13 gene encoding putative bifunctional UDP-N-acetylglucosamine transferase and deubiquitinase ALG13 isoform X4, giving the protein MQKALKKYFVNMDEYLASIGLYRKMMARDASCLFRAVSEQLYYSQNFQQKIRKDCVTFMRANRCDFEPFVEGSFEKYLERLEDPTETAGQVEIKALSLLYRRCFLIYRYPGKPPTEITEKEYVEKILLCCSNNGHYDIVYPRNYPIDAALCQALLYELLYTQVLGVEEGELQGSLEGFRGGGRRYRNSLSVCSEDAGYDTPEDRGQAQRDDWELNGYNLTEDKARPGAEEAKTPDGPAKLSLPYKVLKALDSEMYRNVEFDVWHDSRKEMQKTDYMVFAGRQYFLGDKCQVRLDPKGKYYNAFIQEVGTHPSAVTVFIEELGEKHLVSLTNLKPVNPVPAWNITPSRKGPSYSRPEQYPGEMDSEVRGRRRFFKKPRGKEMLMVTYNRSQPPRFRPGPGGIPPGRAPGMYAPAPPPGTLPYEQYHPHPPPRPPRGYGPPRHHFIGPEAAYYPHPGKRCYQSFDNYSFRRQMHAVNKECQFSYVPEADEEAQDMEGTITFYEIEEGDETPFPPLPGQAVANPMVPAPPTYWMQRGLSPIPMSGKQAMNSSEEDADERSNGGDQGEYSEEYIYTAQDPGFQSPSMYAAAESTANLTIEEGGSRAGSPQEGVATYSYSQQVLDPSPSALQNCCHILAGEQVVVKSAVITSSQAVSTAPAAIFTTNSSSASSSQIPPAPMAPPSSHPEGAPMPPHTMGRPVLSMQFPPSSPWFVNDMGEAVSTSPPPPYSYDPNGNDLPRDCKVIQYYFNLGVQWYQQSYWQSVVQMQQVYQQPAASPPSDHTVSQSYPEPGRTGPDGQGDIPANGNPLVMDPPSTGAPGIVFYPLVQDQCSQPPLHTYEPYVPMLSATYHYLTPWNSGPAQPRVLASYCPSNHPVNYVTAPTHQGHFIPPSM; this is encoded by the exons ATGCAGAAAGCTCTGAAGAAGTATTTTGTCAACATGGACGAGTATCTAGCCAGCATCGGTCTCTACCGGAAAATGATGGCAAGAGACGCGTCCTGTCTATTTCGAGCCGTCTCTGAGCAG CTTTATTACTCACAGAATTTTCAACAAAAGATAAGGAAAGATTGTGTCACCTTCATGAGGGCAAACCGATGCGATTTTGAACCT TTTGTTGAAGGGTCATTCGAGAAGTATCTGGAACGTCTGGAGGACCCCACG GAAACTGCTGGACAAGTTGAGATAAAGGCATTGTCGTTGTTGTACAG GCGGTGCTTCCTCATATACAGGTACCCTGGAAAGCCACCAACTGAGATAACTGAGAAAGAGTACGTGGAGAAG ATTTTGCTGTGTTGCTCCAACAATGGCCACTACGACATTGTGTATCCCAGGAACTACCCAATCGATGCAGCGCTGTGTCAGG CTCTGTTGTATGAACTGCTGTACACGCAAGTCCTTGGTGTTGAGGAGGGGGAGTTGCAGGGATCTTTGGAGGGGTTCCGTGGAGGAGGTCGTCGCTATAGGAACAGCCTATCAGTGTGCAGTGAGGACGCAGGCTATGACACCCCTGAGGACAGGGGTCAGGCTCAGAG GGACGATTGGGAGCTCAATGGGTACAATCTCACAGAGGACAAAGCCAGGCCTGGAGCAGAGGAAGCAAAG ACTCCAGATGGACCAGCAAAACTTTCTCTCCCGTATAAGGTGCTCAAAGCACTGGATTCTGAGATGTACCGAAATGTAGAGTTCGATGTATGGCATGACAGTCGCAAAG AAATGCAGAAGACTGATTACATGGTGTTTGCTGGAAGACAGTACTTCTTGGGAGATAAGTGTCAG GTTCGTCTCGACCCCAAAGGGAAGTATTACAATGCCTTCATTCAGGAGGTGGGCACTCACCCCAGTGCTGTGACAGTGTTCATCGAAGAGCTTGGAGAAAA ACATCTTGTGTCTCTGACTAACTTGAAGCCTGTGAACCCTGTCCCTGCCTGGAACATCACCCCAAGCCGCAAGGGACCATCATACAGCAGGCCTGAGCAGTATCCTGGAGAGATGG aCTCCGAGGTGAGAGGCCGGCGGCGCTTCTTTAAGAAGCCCAGAGGGAAGGAGATGCTGATGGTGACTTACAATCGATCCCAGCCTCCCCGCTTTCGGCCAGGCCCTGGCGGCATACCCCCTGGGCGTGCCCCTGGCATGTATGCCCCCGCACCACCACCAGGGACACTGCCCTATGAACAGTATCACCCACATCCTCCACCTAGGCCCCCGCGAGGATATGGCCCACCCAG GCATCACTTTATTGGGCCAGAGGCAGCATACTACCCTCACCCAGGAAAACGCTGCTACCAGAGCTTCGACAACTACTCATTCAG GCGCCAGATGCATGCTGTCAACAAAGAGTGCCAGTTCAGCTATGTCCCCGAGGCTGACGAGGAGGCACAGGACATGGAAGGAACAATCACCTTCTACGAGattgaggagggagatgagaccCCTTTCCCTCCCTTGCCG GGACAGGCTGTAGCAAACCCCATGGTTCCAGCACCCCCTACCTACTGGATGCAGCGGGGGCTGAGCCCCATTCCCATGTCTGGCAAACAGGCCATGAACTCATCAGAGGAGGACGCTGATGAGAGGAGCAATGGTGGCGACCAGG GTGAATATTCGGAGGAGTACATCTATACTGCTCAAG ACCCAGGGTTCCAGAGCCCGTCTATGTATGCTGCGGCAGAGTCCACTGCCAACCTG ACCATTGAAGAGGGAGGATCTCGTGCCGGCTCGCCACAAGAGGGCGTAGCTACCTACAGCTACTCACAGCAGGTACTGGATCCCTCACCATCCGCTTTACAGAACTGTTGTCACATTTTGGCGGGAGAACAG GTGGTGGTGAAGTCCGCAGTTATCACCTCTTCACAGGCTGTAAGCACAGCTCCAGCAGCTATCTTCACCACCAACTCCTCTTCCGCTAGCAGCTCTCAGATCCCCCCAGCACCAATGGCTCCACCCTCAAGCCATCCAGAGGGGGCTCCCATGCCCCCACACACTATGGGCAGACCAG TTTTATCCATGCAgtttcctccttcctctccctggtTTGTGAATGACATGGGGGAAGCAGTCAGCACCTCACCCCCTCCACCATACTCCTATGACCCCAACGGCAATGACCTTCCACGAG ATTGCAAGGTCATCCAATATTACTTTAATTTAGGAGTCCAA TGGTACCAGCAGAGCTACTGGCAATCCGTGGTGCAGATGCAGCAGGTGTATCAGCAGCCCgctgcctcccctccctctgaTCACACAGTCTCCCAGTCCTACCCAGAGCCTGGGAGAACTGGGCCTGATGGCCAGGGAGACATTCCTGCCAACG GCAACCCCCTGGTCATGGACCCTCCCTCAACAGGAGCCCCAGGCATAGTGTTCTACCCCTTGGTTCAGGACCAGTGCAGCCAACCCCCCCTCCACACCTACGAGCCTTATGTTCCGATGCTTTCTGCCACCTACCACTACCTCACACCCTGGAACTCAGGCCCTGCCCAACCCCGTGTGCTTGCATCCTACTGCCCCTCCAATCACCCAGTCAACTATGTCACTGCACCCACACACCAAGGGCACTTTATCCCTCCCAGCATGTAA
- the alg13 gene encoding putative bifunctional UDP-N-acetylglucosamine transferase and deubiquitinase ALG13 isoform X2 has protein sequence MQKALKKYFVNMDEYLASIGLYRKMMARDASCLFRAVSEQLYYSQNFQQKIRKDCVTFMRANRCDFEPFVEGSFEKYLERLEDPTETAGQVEIKALSLLYRRCFLIYRYPGKPPTEITEKEYVEKILLCCSNNGHYDIVYPRNYPIDAALCQALLYELLYTQVLGVEEGELQGSLEGFRGGGRRYRNSLSVCSEDAGYDTPEDRGQAQRDDWELNGYNLTEDKARPGAEEAKTPDGPAKLSLPYKVLKALDSEMYRNVEFDVWHDSRKEMQKTDYMVFAGRQYFLGDKCQVRLDPKGKYYNAFIQEVGTHPSAVTVFIEELGEKHLVSLTNLKPVNPVPAWNITPSRKGPSYSRPEQYPGEMDSEVRGRRRFFKKPRGKEMLMVTYNRSQPPRFRPGPGGIPPGRAPGMYAPAPPPGTLPYEQYHPHPPPRPPRGYGPPRHHFIGPEAAYYPHPGKRCYQSFDNYSFRSRRSRRQMHAVNKECQFSYVPEADEEAQDMEGTITFYEIEEGDETPFPPLPGQAVANPMVPAPPTYWMQRGLSPIPMSGKQAMNSSEEDADERSNGGDQGEYSEEYIYTAQDPGFQSPSMYAAAESTANLTIEEGGSRAGSPQEGVATYSYSQQVLDPSPSALQNCCHILAGEQVVVKSAVITSSQAVSTAPAAIFTTNSSSASSSQIPPAPMAPPSSHPEGAPMPPHTMGRPVLSMQFPPSSPWFVNDMGEAVSTSPPPPYSYDPNGNDLPRDCKVIQYYFNLGVQWYQQSYWQSVVQMQQVYQQPAASPPSDHTVSQSYPEPGRTGPDGQGDIPANGNPLVMDPPSTGAPGIVFYPLVQDQCSQPPLHTYEPYVPMLSATYHYLTPWNSGPAQPRVLASYCPSNHPVNYVTAPTHQGHFIPPSM, from the exons ATGCAGAAAGCTCTGAAGAAGTATTTTGTCAACATGGACGAGTATCTAGCCAGCATCGGTCTCTACCGGAAAATGATGGCAAGAGACGCGTCCTGTCTATTTCGAGCCGTCTCTGAGCAG CTTTATTACTCACAGAATTTTCAACAAAAGATAAGGAAAGATTGTGTCACCTTCATGAGGGCAAACCGATGCGATTTTGAACCT TTTGTTGAAGGGTCATTCGAGAAGTATCTGGAACGTCTGGAGGACCCCACG GAAACTGCTGGACAAGTTGAGATAAAGGCATTGTCGTTGTTGTACAG GCGGTGCTTCCTCATATACAGGTACCCTGGAAAGCCACCAACTGAGATAACTGAGAAAGAGTACGTGGAGAAG ATTTTGCTGTGTTGCTCCAACAATGGCCACTACGACATTGTGTATCCCAGGAACTACCCAATCGATGCAGCGCTGTGTCAGG CTCTGTTGTATGAACTGCTGTACACGCAAGTCCTTGGTGTTGAGGAGGGGGAGTTGCAGGGATCTTTGGAGGGGTTCCGTGGAGGAGGTCGTCGCTATAGGAACAGCCTATCAGTGTGCAGTGAGGACGCAGGCTATGACACCCCTGAGGACAGGGGTCAGGCTCAGAG GGACGATTGGGAGCTCAATGGGTACAATCTCACAGAGGACAAAGCCAGGCCTGGAGCAGAGGAAGCAAAG ACTCCAGATGGACCAGCAAAACTTTCTCTCCCGTATAAGGTGCTCAAAGCACTGGATTCTGAGATGTACCGAAATGTAGAGTTCGATGTATGGCATGACAGTCGCAAAG AAATGCAGAAGACTGATTACATGGTGTTTGCTGGAAGACAGTACTTCTTGGGAGATAAGTGTCAG GTTCGTCTCGACCCCAAAGGGAAGTATTACAATGCCTTCATTCAGGAGGTGGGCACTCACCCCAGTGCTGTGACAGTGTTCATCGAAGAGCTTGGAGAAAA ACATCTTGTGTCTCTGACTAACTTGAAGCCTGTGAACCCTGTCCCTGCCTGGAACATCACCCCAAGCCGCAAGGGACCATCATACAGCAGGCCTGAGCAGTATCCTGGAGAGATGG aCTCCGAGGTGAGAGGCCGGCGGCGCTTCTTTAAGAAGCCCAGAGGGAAGGAGATGCTGATGGTGACTTACAATCGATCCCAGCCTCCCCGCTTTCGGCCAGGCCCTGGCGGCATACCCCCTGGGCGTGCCCCTGGCATGTATGCCCCCGCACCACCACCAGGGACACTGCCCTATGAACAGTATCACCCACATCCTCCACCTAGGCCCCCGCGAGGATATGGCCCACCCAG GCATCACTTTATTGGGCCAGAGGCAGCATACTACCCTCACCCAGGAAAACGCTGCTACCAGAGCTTCGACAACTACTCATTCAGGTCACG CCGAAGCAGGCGCCAGATGCATGCTGTCAACAAAGAGTGCCAGTTCAGCTATGTCCCCGAGGCTGACGAGGAGGCACAGGACATGGAAGGAACAATCACCTTCTACGAGattgaggagggagatgagaccCCTTTCCCTCCCTTGCCG GGACAGGCTGTAGCAAACCCCATGGTTCCAGCACCCCCTACCTACTGGATGCAGCGGGGGCTGAGCCCCATTCCCATGTCTGGCAAACAGGCCATGAACTCATCAGAGGAGGACGCTGATGAGAGGAGCAATGGTGGCGACCAGG GTGAATATTCGGAGGAGTACATCTATACTGCTCAAG ACCCAGGGTTCCAGAGCCCGTCTATGTATGCTGCGGCAGAGTCCACTGCCAACCTG ACCATTGAAGAGGGAGGATCTCGTGCCGGCTCGCCACAAGAGGGCGTAGCTACCTACAGCTACTCACAGCAGGTACTGGATCCCTCACCATCCGCTTTACAGAACTGTTGTCACATTTTGGCGGGAGAACAG GTGGTGGTGAAGTCCGCAGTTATCACCTCTTCACAGGCTGTAAGCACAGCTCCAGCAGCTATCTTCACCACCAACTCCTCTTCCGCTAGCAGCTCTCAGATCCCCCCAGCACCAATGGCTCCACCCTCAAGCCATCCAGAGGGGGCTCCCATGCCCCCACACACTATGGGCAGACCAG TTTTATCCATGCAgtttcctccttcctctccctggtTTGTGAATGACATGGGGGAAGCAGTCAGCACCTCACCCCCTCCACCATACTCCTATGACCCCAACGGCAATGACCTTCCACGAG ATTGCAAGGTCATCCAATATTACTTTAATTTAGGAGTCCAA TGGTACCAGCAGAGCTACTGGCAATCCGTGGTGCAGATGCAGCAGGTGTATCAGCAGCCCgctgcctcccctccctctgaTCACACAGTCTCCCAGTCCTACCCAGAGCCTGGGAGAACTGGGCCTGATGGCCAGGGAGACATTCCTGCCAACG GCAACCCCCTGGTCATGGACCCTCCCTCAACAGGAGCCCCAGGCATAGTGTTCTACCCCTTGGTTCAGGACCAGTGCAGCCAACCCCCCCTCCACACCTACGAGCCTTATGTTCCGATGCTTTCTGCCACCTACCACTACCTCACACCCTGGAACTCAGGCCCTGCCCAACCCCGTGTGCTTGCATCCTACTGCCCCTCCAATCACCCAGTCAACTATGTCACTGCACCCACACACCAAGGGCACTTTATCCCTCCCAGCATGTAA